A region of Streptomyces halobius DNA encodes the following proteins:
- a CDS encoding ALF repeat-containing protein: MKRTDLMRGQPRPGGKRFTALTALTVSAVLFGTAVAEAAPAPAALPANARAQAVDAWMNGDAGVKRAAAKALTGTDADLQDFVTRGLHRATVDDARIAILKLLPTAGKGVSEAGQKALSGSDQDVLDFVKSGFEKPLQDDRRVAVLRAMNEGGKAVNREGQKALNDGSAKALEEFFDKARPQAEDEDNRVRVLALMNSGGRAVKQAGERAMNGTPQDRVQFLETGQHLARARDQELMTATQLAEAATAAGKHAKVETEEAKEAAGRADKATALAKEAAEKAADEARAAKGDADKAGRAATRAAQAAEGAAAAARTAIQASNAAVTASRTAAQAAANAAHAATAAGQAAARAYRSANAAIKDRNQAANARKAAQVARDAAAGARTAAKAASHAADASAAAGSSAAAAARAGQNAAAAAEAAAAAGEQSGVANSEAARARRAAAQARSAATQATKASGRSQKLANQSAAAARAARQAANSSAGHAEAAAKAAEDAAQHAGEADAEGKKATAHANAALKAAKQAASATTQARQVAKVAREAEQYLLEQEEAKAIADAELLKSLDDEARATNKYARTQAARMDEETKKLLAEAAGKAKSDPAAASALARKAAVNLLSSNGSWTSEAAGQALSGSDSDMLTWLTTDRVTAQQEDDRETALHLARIGTPKTAAAAEAALTQGPKAIEAFLTDGVVESQRDEYRIQTLRAMEDAGKAVTTAGNAAMDDGSAKALNAFLLSGYPKAQAEDDRVETLRIMEKGGPHVKSAARIAMAGPRWMLGVFVTRIQYKAAQADQDTAAHVAAVRAQISIAAKAAATASKDANTAAEAAAHAAGKADEANVYAKQAKQAAREAGDHAARARESSQTADQSATAAAVSAARAKSAAAAARKASRAANYSASQATASAAQASISASNAATSARRARQAALDAGKDAAAAGQAARDAYGIAAEKRRQEQQAEAKAAREKAQKNAENNYRPQDDPKNDDVVFDKHSNAGIPDSVRNVVGFFSLRGAFDAVAFTVLGRTDEAKESFKGFIGPFFAGQLGGYVSGSAAEMGKGVGVIGRAGTRLFGWPLALGATVVDYLLPEGGPVRYIEPGPFQRRPIAPIT; the protein is encoded by the coding sequence ATGAAACGGACAGACTTGATGCGCGGCCAACCGCGCCCCGGTGGGAAGAGATTCACTGCTCTCACCGCTCTGACAGTCTCTGCAGTCCTCTTCGGGACCGCTGTCGCGGAGGCAGCCCCAGCGCCGGCAGCGCTACCGGCCAATGCCCGTGCTCAGGCCGTCGACGCCTGGATGAACGGCGATGCGGGAGTGAAGCGCGCCGCTGCCAAGGCCCTGACCGGAACCGATGCGGATCTGCAGGACTTCGTTACGCGGGGACTCCATCGTGCCACCGTCGACGACGCACGCATCGCGATCCTCAAGTTGCTCCCTACCGCCGGTAAGGGGGTGAGTGAAGCGGGACAGAAGGCATTGTCCGGAAGCGACCAGGATGTTCTCGACTTCGTGAAGTCCGGGTTCGAGAAGCCCTTGCAGGATGACCGGCGCGTTGCCGTGCTACGGGCGATGAACGAGGGCGGTAAGGCCGTGAACCGGGAGGGCCAGAAGGCCCTGAACGATGGTTCGGCCAAGGCGCTGGAGGAGTTTTTCGATAAGGCCCGGCCCCAGGCCGAGGACGAGGACAATCGGGTCCGGGTGCTGGCCCTGATGAACTCTGGCGGTCGAGCGGTGAAGCAGGCCGGCGAACGGGCAATGAACGGTACGCCGCAGGACAGAGTTCAGTTCCTGGAGACCGGGCAGCACTTGGCTCGTGCCCGTGACCAGGAGCTGATGACGGCCACCCAACTCGCGGAAGCTGCCACCGCGGCGGGGAAACATGCCAAGGTCGAGACCGAAGAGGCCAAGGAGGCCGCCGGCCGTGCCGACAAGGCCACAGCCTTGGCCAAGGAGGCTGCGGAGAAGGCGGCGGATGAGGCACGGGCGGCGAAGGGGGATGCGGACAAAGCTGGGCGTGCCGCCACCCGCGCCGCCCAAGCCGCCGAAGGAGCAGCGGCAGCGGCCCGTACCGCGATCCAGGCTTCGAACGCTGCGGTGACCGCGTCGCGCACCGCAGCACAAGCTGCCGCTAATGCCGCGCATGCCGCTACTGCGGCGGGGCAGGCGGCCGCTAGGGCGTACCGGTCGGCGAATGCCGCCATCAAAGATCGCAATCAGGCCGCGAACGCGCGAAAGGCCGCCCAGGTAGCCCGCGATGCCGCCGCCGGCGCCCGCACCGCAGCAAAGGCTGCCTCTCACGCCGCGGACGCCAGTGCAGCCGCCGGGAGTTCCGCCGCTGCCGCTGCCCGCGCCGGGCAGAACGCTGCTGCCGCCGCCGAGGCCGCAGCGGCCGCAGGCGAGCAGTCCGGCGTCGCCAACAGCGAGGCCGCACGTGCACGACGGGCCGCCGCCCAGGCCCGCTCAGCAGCCACGCAGGCCACCAAAGCCTCTGGCCGCTCCCAGAAGCTGGCCAACCAGTCTGCTGCGGCGGCTCGTGCGGCCCGCCAGGCCGCCAACTCTTCGGCCGGCCACGCCGAGGCAGCTGCGAAGGCGGCGGAGGACGCCGCTCAGCATGCCGGTGAGGCCGACGCTGAGGGGAAGAAGGCCACCGCACACGCCAACGCCGCCCTCAAGGCAGCGAAACAAGCCGCGTCCGCAACCACTCAGGCCCGACAGGTCGCGAAGGTTGCCCGCGAGGCTGAGCAGTACCTGCTTGAGCAGGAGGAGGCGAAGGCGATCGCGGACGCCGAATTGCTGAAGTCTCTCGACGACGAGGCCAGGGCCACCAACAAGTACGCGCGGACGCAGGCTGCCCGCATGGACGAGGAGACCAAGAAGCTTCTCGCCGAGGCGGCGGGCAAGGCCAAGTCGGACCCTGCGGCGGCATCTGCCCTTGCCCGCAAGGCCGCGGTCAACCTCCTCAGCAGCAACGGCAGCTGGACCAGTGAGGCTGCCGGCCAGGCCCTGTCGGGCAGCGATAGCGACATGCTCACCTGGCTCACGACCGACCGCGTCACCGCGCAGCAGGAAGACGATCGCGAGACTGCCCTCCACCTGGCCCGCATCGGCACACCTAAGACTGCTGCCGCCGCCGAGGCTGCACTTACCCAGGGCCCTAAGGCAATCGAAGCGTTCTTGACGGACGGAGTGGTGGAGAGTCAGCGCGACGAGTACCGCATCCAGACCCTGCGGGCGATGGAAGACGCAGGCAAGGCGGTAACTACGGCGGGCAACGCAGCCATGGACGATGGCTCGGCCAAGGCTCTCAACGCCTTCCTCCTCAGCGGATACCCGAAAGCCCAGGCCGAAGACGACCGGGTTGAGACCCTTCGGATCATGGAAAAGGGGGGGCCGCACGTTAAGTCTGCGGCCCGCATAGCCATGGCCGGACCCCGCTGGATGCTGGGCGTCTTCGTGACGCGTATCCAGTACAAGGCCGCACAGGCCGATCAGGACACCGCCGCCCATGTCGCAGCCGTCCGTGCACAGATCAGCATCGCCGCCAAGGCCGCTGCCACTGCCTCCAAGGACGCCAACACCGCCGCCGAGGCGGCCGCCCACGCCGCAGGAAAGGCTGACGAGGCGAACGTCTACGCCAAGCAGGCGAAACAGGCTGCACGGGAAGCAGGCGACCACGCCGCACGGGCACGCGAGAGTTCGCAGACCGCCGACCAATCCGCCACCGCTGCGGCAGTCTCCGCTGCCCGGGCCAAGTCCGCAGCTGCTGCAGCACGTAAGGCCAGCCGGGCCGCGAACTATTCAGCCAGCCAGGCCACGGCCTCCGCTGCCCAAGCGAGCATTTCGGCCAGCAACGCGGCCACATCCGCCCGTCGAGCCCGGCAGGCTGCGCTGGACGCGGGCAAGGACGCCGCCGCGGCCGGCCAGGCCGCGCGCGACGCATATGGCATCGCCGCCGAGAAACGCCGCCAGGAGCAGCAGGCTGAAGCGAAAGCAGCCCGGGAAAAAGCACAGAAGAACGCGGAAAACAACTACCGCCCCCAGGATGACCCCAAGAATGACGACGTCGTATTCGACAAGCACAGCAACGCCGGAATCCCCGACAGCGTGCGAAACGTCGTCGGATTCTTCAGTCTACGCGGAGCCTTCGACGCCGTCGCATTCACCGTGCTCGGTCGTACCGACGAGGCCAAGGAGTCTTTCAAGGGATTCATCGGCCCGTTCTTCGCGGGGCAGCTCGGGGGTTACGTCAGCGGCTCTGCCGCCGAGATGGGCAAGGGGGTCGGAGTCATCGGCAGGGCCGGTACCAGGCTCTTCGGATGGCCGCTGGCCCTCGGCGCGACGGTCGTCGACTACCTACTGCCCGAAGGCGGTCCGGTACGGTATATCGAGCCCGGTCCTTTCCAGCGACGCCCCATCGCTCCCATCACATGA
- a CDS encoding FG-GAP-like repeat-containing protein, whose protein sequence is MPGRRSRSAWTTGLLAATTLASGLATAAPATALQGTVVKDETYAFTAKINVADEQACSGVLVDPQWVLSTKSCFANGGKPVQAGKPTSKTTITVGRTNLTQKGGKVVEAVELVPHPDRDVVMVKLARRALGIAPARLAATAPTAGEQLTVAGFGRTKAQWVPDKLHSSAFTVGSITGSAVNLNGSAQATICQGDAGGPALRVKDGIAELVAVNSRSWQGGCLGTDAKEKRTDAVDVRVDDLSEWIRKTAFRVQDDVTSDGIADLAGIWADGTLHLYPGDPAKGLSGENITQPGGNSWKTIKQVAKGDFTNDGIADLMAVWGDGTLHLYKGDGKGKFSKEITVTQGGSTWGTVKQLTAGDYDGDGIADLMAVWTDGALHLYKGKGNGQINSQVKVNTGGDTWGTVKLLPGGDFNGDGIADLMAVWYDGTLHYYPGDGTGQVGKQVPVPVGGSTWGTVRQLTAGDFNGDGIADLMAIWTDGTLHLYKGDGKGGINTATSIPFGGSTWKTMLQLA, encoded by the coding sequence ATGCCTGGAAGGCGTTCACGCTCCGCGTGGACTACAGGTCTTCTCGCCGCGACTACTCTGGCAAGCGGCCTCGCCACCGCCGCTCCCGCGACCGCCCTGCAGGGCACTGTCGTCAAGGATGAGACCTACGCGTTCACTGCGAAGATCAACGTAGCGGACGAGCAGGCTTGCTCAGGCGTGCTGGTGGACCCGCAATGGGTGCTCAGCACCAAGAGTTGCTTCGCGAACGGCGGCAAGCCGGTCCAGGCCGGCAAGCCGACCTCCAAGACCACCATTACCGTGGGCCGCACCAACCTGACGCAGAAGGGCGGGAAGGTGGTGGAGGCGGTTGAACTCGTGCCGCACCCCGATCGCGACGTAGTGATGGTCAAGCTCGCCCGCCGCGCCCTGGGCATCGCCCCGGCCAGGCTCGCCGCAACTGCTCCGACCGCGGGCGAACAGCTGACGGTGGCGGGCTTCGGCCGCACCAAGGCCCAATGGGTGCCCGACAAGCTGCACTCCTCTGCCTTCACTGTGGGCTCCATCACCGGCAGCGCGGTCAACCTCAACGGTTCCGCCCAGGCCACGATCTGCCAAGGTGACGCCGGTGGTCCCGCCCTGCGCGTCAAGGACGGCATCGCGGAGCTCGTCGCCGTCAACAGCCGCTCCTGGCAGGGGGGCTGCCTGGGCACCGACGCGAAGGAGAAGCGCACCGACGCGGTCGATGTGCGTGTGGACGATCTGAGCGAGTGGATCCGCAAGACCGCCTTCCGCGTCCAGGACGACGTCACCAGCGACGGCATCGCCGACCTCGCCGGGATCTGGGCGGACGGCACCCTCCACCTGTACCCGGGCGACCCGGCCAAGGGGCTCAGCGGAGAGAACATCACACAGCCCGGCGGAAACAGCTGGAAGACCATCAAGCAGGTCGCCAAGGGCGACTTCACCAACGACGGCATCGCCGACCTTATGGCCGTCTGGGGTGACGGCACCCTCCACCTATACAAGGGCGACGGCAAGGGCAAGTTCTCCAAGGAAATCACCGTCACGCAAGGCGGCAGCACCTGGGGCACGGTCAAGCAGCTGACCGCCGGCGACTACGACGGCGACGGCATCGCCGACCTCATGGCGGTTTGGACCGACGGCGCCCTGCATCTGTACAAGGGCAAGGGAAACGGGCAGATCAACTCGCAGGTCAAGGTCAACACTGGCGGTGACACCTGGGGCACCGTGAAGCTGCTGCCAGGCGGCGACTTCAACGGCGACGGCATCGCCGACCTCATGGCTGTCTGGTACGACGGCACCCTGCACTACTACCCCGGTGACGGCACCGGACAGGTCGGCAAGCAGGTCCCGGTCCCGGTCGGTGGCAGCACCTGGGGCACCGTGCGGCAGCTGACCGCCGGCGACTTCAACGGCGACGGCATCGCCGACCTCATGGCCATCTGGACCGATGGCACCCTCCACCTCTACAAGGGCGACGGCAAGGGCGGCATCAACACCGCCACCTCCATCCCCTTCGGCGGCAGCACCTGGAAGACCATGCTCCAGCTCGCCTGA
- the dcd gene encoding dCTP deaminase, with protein MLLSDKDIRAEIDAGRVRIDPYDESMVQPSSIDVRLDRYFRVFENHRYPHIDPSVEQPDLTREVVPEGDEAFILHPGEFVLASTYEVISLPDDLASRLEGKSSLGRLGLLTHSTAGFIDPGFSGHVTLELSNVATLPIKLWPGMKIGQLCMFRLTSPAEHPYGSAHYGSRYQGQRGPTPSRSFKNFHRTQV; from the coding sequence GTGCTTCTCTCAGACAAGGACATCCGGGCCGAGATCGACGCCGGTCGGGTGCGCATCGACCCCTATGACGAGTCGATGGTGCAGCCGTCGAGCATCGACGTGCGGCTCGACCGCTATTTCCGGGTGTTCGAGAATCACCGCTATCCGCACATCGACCCCTCCGTCGAGCAGCCCGACCTGACCCGTGAGGTCGTGCCCGAGGGCGACGAGGCGTTCATTCTGCACCCCGGTGAGTTCGTGCTGGCCTCGACGTACGAGGTCATCAGCCTGCCGGACGATCTCGCATCGCGGCTGGAGGGGAAGTCCAGTCTCGGGCGGCTGGGGCTGCTGACGCATTCGACCGCCGGATTCATCGACCCCGGGTTCAGCGGGCACGTGACGCTGGAGCTGAGCAATGTCGCGACGCTGCCGATCAAGCTGTGGCCGGGTATGAAGATCGGGCAGCTGTGCATGTTCCGGCTGACCTCGCCGGCCGAGCACCCCTACGGCTCCGCGCACTACGGCTCCCGCTACCAGGGGCAGCGCGGCCCGACGCCGTCCCGGTCGTTCAAGAACTTTCACCGTACGCAGGTGTGA
- a CDS encoding phosphoribosyltransferase, which produces MRENLTYERFGGAIRELAQTIADDGYEPDIVLSIARGGVFVAGGLAYALDCKNIHLVNVEFYTGVGTTLEMPVMLAPVPNAIDFSKKKVLIADDVADTGKTLKLVHDFCLGTVAEVRSAVVYEKSHSLVKCEYVWKRTDDWINFPWSVEPPVVRRENQVLDA; this is translated from the coding sequence ATACGGGAGAACCTGACGTACGAGCGCTTCGGCGGAGCGATCCGCGAGCTGGCGCAGACGATCGCCGACGACGGGTACGAGCCCGATATCGTGCTGTCGATCGCCCGGGGTGGCGTGTTCGTCGCGGGCGGTCTGGCGTACGCGCTGGACTGCAAGAACATCCACCTGGTGAATGTGGAGTTCTACACGGGCGTCGGCACCACGCTGGAGATGCCCGTGATGCTCGCGCCGGTGCCGAACGCGATCGACTTCTCGAAGAAGAAGGTGCTGATCGCGGATGACGTCGCGGACACCGGGAAGACACTGAAGCTGGTGCACGACTTCTGCCTGGGGACCGTGGCGGAGGTGCGCAGTGCGGTGGTCTATGAGAAGTCCCACTCGCTGGTGAAGTGCGAGTACGTGTGGAAGCGCACGGACGACTGGATCAACTTCCCGTGGAGTGTCGAGCCGCCGGTCGTACGGCGGGAGAACCAGGTGCTCGACGCCTGA
- a CDS encoding ricin-type beta-trefoil lectin domain protein produces the protein MGTAGAASGATAPGAPDASGTAVASGRAPSAEPLAPELEKIRAQEAVKLYGAPGERPIDERKTALISLGDSEISGEGVGTYEPGTDGPDNWCHRSPDAAIHRTGIAAEVTYNVACSGAYTGNIVIGGTKQYADELVQSDSLAIAARNTKLKMVLLVAGANDDLQFGPVMTDCVTRWFLFQGTCEPKYRPGWQARVDGLVPKVERTVHDLRTVMRDAGYADGDYRLVVMSYPSPIGPDVEDNPDFPGKLPGGCTGYTSDAGWGRNAAVPAFERGIRKVAQETGATYLDASRLFHGHEVCMEATWARGLYVDVANPFPPDANSVRQSFHPNAAGHGAFATCLTQLYAAPGLREASCADPASTGRPKLYAGAWDDAYRPLKNAGTGSCVDAAGGGTRNGTVVGGWDCTGQRHQSWWYDPEQRSVHSELTQDRCLDVPEGRYEPGVGLVLWNCSGAANQQFVRADGGTVRPAVAQSLCLTLASTKDALRLQPCDGSDTQRFT, from the coding sequence ATGGGGACGGCAGGCGCCGCCTCCGGGGCCACCGCGCCCGGAGCCCCCGACGCCTCTGGAACCGCCGTGGCGTCCGGCCGGGCACCGTCCGCCGAACCCCTGGCGCCCGAGCTGGAGAAGATTCGGGCGCAGGAGGCCGTCAAGCTGTACGGCGCCCCGGGTGAGCGGCCGATCGACGAGCGCAAGACCGCGTTGATCTCGCTGGGCGACAGCGAGATCTCGGGCGAGGGCGTCGGCACGTACGAGCCGGGGACCGACGGGCCCGACAACTGGTGCCACCGGTCGCCCGACGCGGCGATTCACCGCACCGGGATCGCGGCGGAGGTGACCTACAACGTCGCCTGCTCGGGCGCGTACACCGGGAACATCGTGATCGGTGGGACCAAGCAGTACGCGGACGAGCTGGTGCAGAGCGACAGCCTGGCCATCGCGGCACGTAACACCAAGCTGAAGATGGTGCTGCTGGTGGCGGGGGCCAATGACGATCTGCAGTTCGGGCCGGTGATGACGGACTGCGTGACGCGATGGTTCCTGTTCCAAGGCACCTGCGAGCCGAAGTACCGGCCGGGGTGGCAGGCGCGGGTCGACGGGCTGGTCCCGAAGGTCGAGCGGACGGTGCACGACCTGCGGACGGTGATGCGGGACGCGGGCTACGCGGACGGCGACTACCGGCTCGTGGTGATGTCGTATCCGAGTCCGATCGGGCCGGATGTGGAGGACAACCCGGACTTCCCCGGGAAGCTGCCGGGCGGCTGCACGGGCTACACCTCTGACGCGGGCTGGGGACGTAACGCGGCCGTGCCGGCCTTCGAGCGGGGCATACGGAAGGTCGCCCAGGAAACCGGCGCCACCTATCTCGACGCCTCGCGGCTCTTCCACGGGCACGAGGTGTGCATGGAGGCGACCTGGGCCCGCGGCCTGTACGTCGATGTCGCCAACCCCTTCCCGCCGGATGCCAATTCCGTACGCCAGTCCTTCCACCCCAACGCCGCGGGCCACGGCGCCTTCGCGACCTGTCTCACCCAGCTCTACGCGGCGCCGGGGCTGCGCGAGGCGTCCTGCGCGGATCCGGCGAGCACCGGACGGCCGAAGCTGTACGCCGGGGCCTGGGACGATGCGTACCGACCGCTGAAGAACGCGGGCACGGGCAGCTGTGTGGACGCGGCCGGCGGCGGCACCCGGAACGGCACGGTGGTCGGCGGCTGGGACTGCACCGGGCAGCGCCATCAGAGCTGGTGGTACGACCCGGAGCAGCGGTCGGTGCATAGCGAGCTGACCCAGGACCGGTGCCTGGACGTGCCGGAGGGGCGCTATGAGCCGGGCGTCGGCCTGGTGCTGTGGAACTGCTCGGGCGCGGCCAACCAGCAGTTCGTGCGGGCGGACGGCGGTACGGTCCGGCCGGCCGTCGCGCAGTCGCTGTGCCTGACGCTGGCCTCGACGAAGGACGCGCTGCGGCTTCAGCCCTGTGATGGCTCGGATACGCAGCGTTTCACGTGA
- a CDS encoding Yip1 family protein, which translates to MGRGRDPRTAQDGQQPGQQAPYGQQGPYGQQPPPPHGQWQHSPQPQQYSGRPHGQHDEPEYFGDGGYQAQQQSYAPYANDNTPGHTQQFRVGEAPDAYGPYPDQYNGGHGPDGQYADGGTYRAGQTTAPPAGPRLHWKQLLSGIVLRPAPTFWQMRDHTVWGPALTVTFLYGLLAVFGFDKAREDVLNATLGNSIPWVLITGVMFIIGGLILGAVTHTMARQLGGDGAWAPTIGLSMLIMSVSDAPRLIFAMFLGGDSTLVQVIGWLTWLAAGYLFTSMVSKSHDLPWPKALGAAAIQLVALLALVKLGTL; encoded by the coding sequence ATGGGTCGCGGACGGGATCCCCGCACCGCGCAGGACGGGCAGCAGCCGGGGCAGCAGGCCCCGTACGGACAGCAGGGACCGTACGGGCAGCAGCCCCCGCCGCCGCATGGGCAGTGGCAGCACTCTCCGCAACCGCAGCAATACAGCGGCCGGCCGCACGGACAGCACGACGAGCCCGAGTACTTCGGCGACGGCGGCTACCAGGCTCAGCAGCAGTCCTACGCGCCGTACGCCAATGACAACACCCCCGGCCACACCCAGCAGTTCCGCGTCGGCGAGGCCCCGGACGCGTACGGACCGTATCCGGACCAGTACAACGGCGGCCACGGCCCCGACGGCCAGTACGCCGACGGCGGCACCTACCGCGCCGGCCAGACCACCGCCCCGCCGGCCGGCCCCCGGTTGCACTGGAAGCAGCTGCTGTCCGGCATCGTGCTGCGCCCCGCACCCACCTTCTGGCAGATGCGGGACCACACCGTGTGGGGCCCGGCACTGACCGTCACCTTCCTCTACGGTCTGCTGGCCGTCTTCGGATTCGACAAGGCCCGCGAGGATGTGCTGAACGCCACGCTCGGCAACAGCATCCCGTGGGTGCTGATCACCGGCGTGATGTTCATCATCGGCGGTCTGATCCTGGGCGCGGTCACCCACACCATGGCCCGCCAGCTCGGTGGCGACGGCGCCTGGGCGCCGACCATCGGCCTGTCCATGCTGATCATGTCGGTCTCGGACGCACCCCGACTGATCTTCGCGATGTTCCTCGGCGGTGACAGCACCCTGGTGCAGGTCATCGGCTGGCTCACCTGGCTCGCGGCCGGCTATCTCTTCACCTCCATGGTCAGCAAGTCGCACGACCTGCCCTGGCCCAAGGCGCTGGGTGCCGCCGCGATCCAGCTGGTCGCGCTGCTCGCCCTGGTCAAGCTCGGCACGCTGTAA
- a CDS encoding peptidase inhibitor family I36 protein, with translation MKRMLRKLTTFSAVAAAALGMAVVPASQAQADAPLHCPFVYTVCTWTGPGGSGQLRPLFADDGFIPYGVQSAQNRTAYPWCFFEGMGFRGIHHQLDQGETVRRLEFTAHSVYPGQCPL, from the coding sequence ATGAAGCGCATGTTGCGGAAGTTGACGACGTTTTCCGCGGTTGCCGCCGCGGCTCTAGGGATGGCCGTCGTCCCGGCGAGCCAGGCACAGGCCGACGCCCCGCTGCACTGCCCCTTTGTCTACACGGTCTGCACGTGGACCGGGCCAGGCGGTAGCGGACAGCTGAGGCCACTGTTCGCCGATGACGGCTTCATCCCCTACGGCGTCCAGAGCGCGCAGAACCGAACCGCGTACCCCTGGTGCTTCTTCGAGGGCATGGGTTTCCGGGGCATTCACCATCAGCTCGACCAGGGCGAGACCGTGCGCCGGCTCGAATTCACGGCCCACTCCGTCTACCCGGGCCAGTGCCCTCTGTAG